A window of Rhodococcus sp. SGAir0479 contains these coding sequences:
- a CDS encoding cytochrome P450: MTGNHTALEPGIRGAVPDAATGLPVLTGLRAARAVAALGAPSVAAGVIARRHLVMPLLEKTGADALSIDMFRRLRREFGRGPVELRLPGRRLVLLLDPDDVARVLADSPEPFTPANKEKRAALGTFQPRGVLISTGAARSRRRAVNEAALETPKPLHSAAESIAATIDREIGAFAEDVRVSGRLDAADFVRTWWRIVRQVTLGASARDDSDVTDRLWKLRSGGNWSYLTPPRRHRRDRFFDSLYEYAERAEEGTLIHALAAAGSSPDVDPVGQIPHWLFAFDATGIATLRALALLAAHPDDLVRAREEATGRATGTVSTLPFLRSCILESLRLWPTTPAILRDSTEPTSWRTGGGTTVVPEGSAFLVLTPPLHRDRDRFDFADAFAPDIWTDGRAEGLRTLLPFSAGPAECPGRNLALFASSTALAAVLAAFDHLEQTSTPRLQPDAPLPPTLNHYGLKFAAA; the protein is encoded by the coding sequence ATGACCGGAAACCACACAGCGCTCGAGCCGGGCATTCGCGGAGCGGTCCCGGACGCCGCGACCGGGCTGCCCGTCCTCACCGGACTGCGAGCGGCGAGGGCCGTGGCCGCGTTGGGGGCGCCCTCCGTCGCTGCGGGCGTCATCGCGCGCCGACACCTCGTGATGCCGTTGCTCGAGAAGACCGGAGCCGACGCACTGTCGATCGACATGTTCCGGCGTCTGCGCCGCGAGTTCGGGCGGGGCCCGGTGGAACTGCGCCTGCCCGGCCGGCGCCTGGTGCTGCTGCTCGATCCGGACGACGTGGCCCGGGTCCTCGCGGACAGTCCGGAACCGTTCACCCCCGCCAACAAGGAGAAGCGAGCAGCGCTCGGCACGTTCCAGCCGCGCGGCGTGCTGATCTCCACCGGAGCTGCCCGCAGCCGACGCCGAGCCGTCAACGAGGCCGCGCTCGAGACACCGAAGCCGTTGCACAGCGCCGCCGAGTCCATCGCCGCGACGATCGACCGGGAGATCGGGGCATTCGCCGAGGACGTCCGCGTCTCCGGTCGACTGGACGCCGCCGACTTCGTCCGGACCTGGTGGCGCATCGTGCGGCAGGTGACGTTGGGTGCCAGTGCGCGAGACGACTCCGACGTCACCGACCGGCTGTGGAAACTTCGATCGGGCGGCAACTGGTCGTACCTGACCCCGCCCCGCCGTCACCGCCGCGACCGCTTCTTCGACAGCCTCTACGAGTACGCCGAGCGGGCGGAGGAGGGCACGCTGATCCACGCGCTCGCCGCCGCGGGATCGTCGCCGGACGTCGATCCGGTGGGCCAGATTCCGCACTGGCTCTTCGCCTTCGACGCGACCGGCATCGCCACCCTGCGCGCGCTCGCGCTGCTGGCGGCGCACCCCGACGACCTCGTCCGGGCGCGAGAGGAGGCGACCGGACGCGCGACGGGCACGGTGTCCACGCTGCCGTTCCTGCGCTCCTGCATCCTCGAGTCGCTGCGGCTGTGGCCGACGACGCCCGCGATCCTCCGGGACTCCACCGAGCCGACGTCGTGGCGGACCGGCGGCGGTACGACCGTCGTCCCTGAGGGCAGCGCGTTTCTCGTCCTCACCCCGCCCCTGCACCGGGACCGGGACCGGTTCGACTTCGCCGACGCGTTCGCCCCCGACATCTGGACGGACGGCCGCGCCGAGGGCCTGCGAACCCTCCTGCCCTTCAGCGCGGGGCCGGCCGAATGCCCGGGACGCAACCTCGCGCTGTTCGCGTCGAGCACCGCGCTGGCGGCCGTGCTGGCTGCGTTCGACCACCTCGAACAGACCAGCACACCGCGACTGCAGCCCGATGCGCCGCTGCCCCCGACTCTCAATCACTACGGACTGAAGTTCGCGGCGGCGTAG
- a CDS encoding aminotransferase class I/II-fold pyridoxal phosphate-dependent enzyme, whose protein sequence is MDQSRAPLLEALQQYHRVDRYGFSPPGHRQGRGADQRVRDVLGDDPFRADVLASGGLDDRKSSNGYLSNAEQLMAEAVGADQAFFSTCGSSLSVKAAMMAVAGDDPGGLLVARDSHKSIVAGLVFSGVTPRWITPRWDEEMHFSHPPSPEQVRETWEKHPDAAGALVVSPSPYGTCADIEGIAEVCHERGKPLIVDEAWGAHLPFHEDLPTWAMDAGADVCVVSVHKMGAGFEQGSVFHVQGDLVEGRYLAQCADLLMTTSPNVMLYSAMDGWRRQMVEHGHDLLGRALALAANARERIAAVDGFTVLEDRLLGDEASHDLDRLQILIDVSGLGVSGYQCTDWLREHCQVDLGMTDHRRILATLSMADDGSTIDRLVESLGAVARAAESFASPPEIHLPSPSELQLESVLSPRDAFFGNIEMVDAGRAAGRIAAEQITPYPPGIPTVVPGERLDQAVVDYLRSGVAAGMVIPDASDPSLEKFRVVVES, encoded by the coding sequence ATGGATCAGTCACGGGCGCCTCTGCTGGAGGCACTGCAGCAGTACCACCGGGTGGACCGTTACGGGTTCTCGCCGCCGGGCCATCGTCAGGGGCGCGGCGCCGACCAGCGGGTACGGGATGTCCTGGGTGACGACCCGTTCCGCGCGGACGTCCTCGCGTCGGGCGGGCTCGACGATCGCAAGTCCTCCAACGGGTACCTGTCGAACGCCGAGCAACTGATGGCCGAGGCCGTGGGGGCTGACCAGGCCTTCTTCTCGACATGCGGGAGCTCGCTGTCGGTCAAGGCGGCGATGATGGCGGTGGCGGGTGACGACCCGGGCGGGTTGCTCGTGGCCCGTGATTCCCACAAGTCGATCGTCGCCGGCCTGGTCTTCAGCGGCGTCACCCCGCGCTGGATCACACCGCGATGGGACGAAGAGATGCACTTCTCGCATCCGCCGTCTCCCGAACAGGTCCGCGAGACCTGGGAGAAGCACCCGGACGCGGCAGGAGCCCTCGTCGTCAGTCCGAGCCCGTACGGCACGTGCGCCGACATCGAAGGCATCGCCGAGGTGTGTCACGAGCGAGGAAAACCGCTGATCGTCGACGAGGCGTGGGGCGCGCATCTCCCGTTCCACGAGGACCTGCCCACGTGGGCGATGGACGCCGGCGCCGACGTCTGCGTGGTCAGTGTCCACAAGATGGGCGCCGGGTTCGAGCAGGGGTCGGTGTTCCACGTGCAGGGTGATCTGGTGGAGGGCCGATATTTGGCTCAGTGCGCCGACCTGCTGATGACGACGAGCCCCAACGTGATGCTGTACTCCGCGATGGACGGGTGGCGGCGGCAGATGGTCGAACACGGTCACGACCTGCTGGGACGTGCACTGGCGCTGGCCGCGAATGCCCGTGAGCGGATCGCCGCCGTCGACGGCTTCACCGTGCTCGAGGACAGGCTGCTCGGCGACGAGGCCTCGCACGACCTCGATCGCCTGCAGATCCTCATCGACGTGAGCGGTCTGGGCGTGTCCGGCTACCAGTGCACCGACTGGCTCCGGGAGCACTGCCAGGTCGATCTGGGCATGACCGATCATCGGCGCATTCTCGCCACTCTCTCGATGGCGGACGACGGGTCGACCATCGACCGTCTCGTCGAATCCCTGGGCGCCGTAGCCCGCGCGGCGGAGTCGTTCGCGAGTCCACCCGAGATCCATCTGCCGAGTCCGTCGGAACTGCAGCTCGAATCGGTGCTCTCTCCCCGCGACGCCTTCTTCGGCAACATCGAGATGGTGGACGCGGGCCGCGCGGCCGGACGCATCGCCGCCGAGCAGATCACCCCCTATCCGCCGGGCATTCCCACGGTGGTTCCGGGCGAACGGCTGGACCAGGCGGTCGTGGACTACCTGCGGAGCGGGGTCGCCGCCGGCATGGTGATTCCGGATGCGTCCGATCCGTCGCTCGAAAAGTTCCGCGTGGTCGTCGAGAGCTGA
- a CDS encoding FAD-dependent oxidoreductase has product MPPTRTALWLDRPRPTERLTLPEGSRFDVVVVGAGLTGLSTALELAQSGRTVAVLEARRAASVTTGRTTGKISLLQGTKLSKLTERYPADVALAYVEANRAAQARLLENCRTLGVPVQIETAYTYATTPDGAESVAAEFDAATAAGLDVHWDDAAELPFPVTGAVALADQAQFDAVEFTTALVHELQGRGVPVLERTRVRTVSHGPGELTVRHDSGSVVADRVVLATGIPILDRGSFFARLEPRRSYCIAVGGLDRPPRGMYLSADSPTRSLRYAPTSDGEVLVVGGNGHTVGRGGATQPRIADLIEWTRQHFPAGEVTHAWSAQDYHCTDDMPVVGGLLPGDDRILVASGFDKWGMTNAVAAATMLAARVRGEEADWGWAFDPWAASRGPRSVLPTVELNAAVAVEMAKGWVAPLAGSRSSTPVEGAGHVRAGIPRPEAVCTVDGSTHRVSAVCPHLGGIVRWNDAERSWDCPLHGSRFAADGRLLEGPATRSLSSHDAPTPDA; this is encoded by the coding sequence GTGCCTCCGACACGCACGGCGTTGTGGCTCGACCGGCCACGACCGACCGAGAGGCTCACGCTCCCGGAGGGCAGTCGCTTCGACGTCGTGGTGGTCGGTGCGGGGTTGACCGGACTGAGCACTGCGCTCGAACTGGCCCAGTCGGGGCGCACCGTCGCGGTTCTCGAAGCACGGCGCGCCGCTTCGGTCACCACGGGCCGCACCACAGGGAAGATCTCGCTCCTCCAAGGCACCAAGCTGTCGAAGCTGACCGAGCGATACCCGGCCGACGTCGCGCTCGCCTACGTCGAGGCCAACAGGGCCGCGCAGGCGCGGCTCCTCGAGAACTGCCGAACCCTCGGCGTGCCTGTGCAGATCGAGACGGCGTACACATATGCGACCACGCCCGACGGCGCCGAGTCGGTGGCGGCGGAGTTCGATGCCGCCACCGCGGCCGGACTCGACGTCCACTGGGACGATGCCGCGGAACTGCCGTTCCCCGTCACCGGGGCGGTCGCCCTCGCCGACCAGGCCCAGTTCGACGCCGTCGAATTCACGACGGCGCTGGTGCACGAACTGCAGGGTCGCGGCGTCCCCGTCCTCGAGCGCACCCGGGTACGGACCGTCAGCCACGGACCCGGTGAACTCACCGTCCGGCACGACAGCGGCAGTGTCGTCGCCGACCGGGTGGTGCTCGCGACCGGAATTCCGATCCTCGACCGCGGTTCGTTCTTCGCTCGCCTCGAGCCCCGGCGCTCCTACTGCATCGCAGTCGGCGGCCTGGACCGACCGCCGCGCGGTATGTACCTGTCCGCGGACTCCCCCACGCGCTCCCTGCGTTACGCCCCGACCTCCGACGGCGAGGTTCTCGTGGTCGGAGGAAACGGGCACACCGTAGGCCGGGGCGGGGCCACGCAACCGCGCATCGCGGATCTGATCGAGTGGACGCGGCAGCATTTCCCCGCGGGCGAGGTCACGCACGCGTGGTCGGCTCAGGACTATCACTGCACCGACGACATGCCTGTGGTCGGCGGGCTCCTCCCCGGTGACGATCGAATCCTGGTGGCGAGCGGGTTCGACAAGTGGGGCATGACGAACGCCGTCGCGGCGGCCACGATGCTCGCTGCCCGCGTTCGTGGCGAAGAGGCGGACTGGGGCTGGGCGTTCGATCCGTGGGCCGCGAGCCGGGGGCCGCGAAGCGTCCTGCCGACCGTCGAACTCAACGCGGCGGTCGCCGTCGAGATGGCGAAGGGATGGGTGGCACCACTCGCCGGCTCTCGTTCGTCGACACCCGTGGAGGGGGCCGGTCACGTGCGCGCCGGAATCCCTCGGCCCGAGGCGGTCTGCACGGTGGACGGCAGCACCCACCGCGTCTCGGCGGTCTGCCCGCATCTCGGCGGCATCGTGCGGTGGAACGACGCCGAGCGCAGCTGGGATTGCCCCCTGCACGGATCCCGCTTCGCTGCCGACGGGCGTCTCCTGGAAGGGCCGGCCACGCGGTCGCTGTCGTCGCACGACGCGCCGACACCGGACGCGTAG
- a CDS encoding nucleoside deaminase: protein MDFAQRTIDLARRNVAEGGRPFATVIVEDGTILAESPNLVAQTGDPTAHAEILAIREACVRLGTEHLVGATIYVLAQPCPMCLGALYYCSPDEVVFLTTREAYQPHYVDDRKYFELDTFYDEFGKSWDERRLPMRYEPRQDAVDVYRAWQEANGGDRRVPGAPTSGHDDRR from the coding sequence ATGGACTTTGCACAACGCACCATCGACCTCGCCCGCCGCAACGTCGCGGAAGGGGGACGCCCCTTCGCGACAGTCATCGTCGAGGACGGCACGATCCTCGCGGAGAGCCCCAATCTGGTGGCACAGACCGGTGACCCCACGGCGCACGCCGAGATACTCGCGATCCGGGAGGCATGCGTGCGTCTCGGGACCGAGCACCTCGTCGGCGCCACGATCTACGTTCTCGCGCAGCCGTGCCCGATGTGCCTGGGCGCGCTGTACTACTGCTCGCCCGACGAGGTCGTGTTCCTCACGACGCGGGAGGCGTACCAACCGCACTACGTCGACGATCGGAAGTACTTCGAACTCGATACGTTCTACGACGAGTTCGGCAAGAGCTGGGACGAGCGTCGTCTGCCCATGCGCTACGAACCGCGCCAGGACGCGGTCGACGTGTACCGCGCATGGCAGGAGGCCAACGGTGGTGACCGTCGCGTTCCCGGTGCGCCGACTTCCGGCCACGACGATCGACGGTAG
- a CDS encoding dihydrofolate reductase family protein translates to MRKLIYTFGVSLDGFVNDRDGSIDWAEPDEELHQFHNDRYREIEVSLHGRRLYELMAAHWPYVPASASRIERDFAKLWTEKPKVVFSRTLTEVRWNSRLVSENAVEEVRRLKADGDGTMEVGGANLATSLIPHGLIDEYQLFLSPVVLGGGTPMFPPLDNHIRLRLAETRHFDTVVMLRYLAV, encoded by the coding sequence ATGAGGAAACTGATCTACACCTTCGGCGTGTCCCTCGACGGCTTCGTCAACGACCGCGACGGGAGTATCGACTGGGCCGAACCGGACGAGGAACTGCACCAGTTTCACAACGATCGGTACCGCGAGATCGAGGTCTCGCTGCACGGGCGCAGACTCTACGAGCTGATGGCCGCGCACTGGCCGTACGTGCCCGCGAGCGCCTCGCGCATCGAACGCGATTTCGCGAAGCTCTGGACGGAGAAGCCCAAGGTCGTGTTCTCCCGAACGCTCACGGAGGTTCGCTGGAACAGCAGACTTGTCAGCGAGAACGCAGTCGAGGAGGTCCGCAGACTCAAGGCCGACGGAGATGGCACCATGGAGGTCGGCGGCGCGAACCTGGCGACCTCACTGATTCCCCACGGTCTCATCGACGAGTACCAGCTGTTCCTCTCGCCCGTCGTTCTCGGCGGGGGCACCCCGATGTTCCCCCCGCTGGACAACCACATTCGACTCCGGTTGGCCGAGACGAGGCACTTCGACACGGTGGTGATGCTGCGCTACCTCGCGGTCTGA
- the cynR gene encoding transcriptional regulator CynR encodes MELRHVRYLLAVADHGNFTRAAESLHISQPTLSQQIKQLERALRVQLLDRSGRAVRLTDAGQVYAEHVRRALRDLDAAERAVHDVQDLTRGQLRVAMTPTITAYLIGPVVHRFHAAHPAVTVTVVETTQDRIEEGLLADDLDLGIAFAGAHVAGIESEALFTEDLSVVSGPGHVLLGRSGRLPLHELAQHPLALLSGDFATRVHIDRYFAENRIDPRIALEANSISALLEFVRGGSLATVLPDAITRAQPELEPLGVDPALPSRTVELLRRRTAYHSVAARAFASIVRSEAVGLSSNRD; translated from the coding sequence ATGGAGTTGCGCCACGTCCGATATCTGCTCGCGGTCGCCGACCACGGCAACTTCACTCGCGCGGCCGAATCCCTGCACATCTCCCAGCCGACGCTGTCTCAACAGATCAAGCAGCTCGAGCGCGCGCTGCGGGTGCAGTTACTGGATCGTTCCGGTCGGGCGGTTCGCCTCACCGACGCCGGGCAGGTGTACGCGGAGCACGTGCGGCGCGCTCTCCGCGACCTCGATGCCGCCGAGCGTGCCGTCCACGATGTCCAGGACCTCACGCGGGGCCAGCTGCGAGTGGCGATGACGCCGACCATCACCGCGTATCTCATCGGCCCGGTCGTGCACCGGTTCCATGCTGCCCACCCGGCGGTCACGGTGACCGTCGTCGAGACGACACAGGACCGGATCGAGGAGGGGCTGCTCGCCGACGACCTGGATCTGGGTATCGCGTTCGCCGGTGCACACGTCGCCGGAATCGAGAGCGAGGCGCTGTTCACGGAAGACCTTAGTGTGGTGTCCGGGCCGGGGCACGTCCTCCTCGGGCGCTCGGGACGGTTGCCTCTCCACGAGCTGGCGCAACATCCGCTTGCCCTGCTCAGTGGCGACTTCGCAACTCGAGTCCACATCGACCGGTACTTCGCCGAGAACCGCATCGATCCGCGCATCGCGTTGGAAGCCAACTCCATCAGTGCATTGCTCGAGTTCGTACGCGGTGGATCGCTCGCGACGGTCCTTCCGGACGCCATCACTCGCGCCCAGCCGGAGCTGGAACCGCTCGGTGTGGACCCGGCGCTGCCGAGCCGGACCGTCGAACTCCTGCGACGCCGCACCGCGTACCACTCGGTGGCCGCGCGCGCCTTCGCATCGATCGTGAGGTCCGAGGCGGTCGGACTGTCTAGCAACCGCGATTGA
- a CDS encoding carbonic anhydrase, with protein sequence MPDLADGVTHFQRDVFPTKASLFAELAAVHAPHTLFIGCSDARVVPELITSSEPGELFVVRTAGNIVPAYGPGGDGTAASIEYAVAVLGVARVVVCGHSGCGAMTAVAEHHDLTGVPAVAQWLRHTDASAARAVRRTDDAVSALVEANVVAQLSNLATHPAVARALTRETLTVEGWVFDIPTGAVTVAEHAGGVSTPAA encoded by the coding sequence ATGCCTGATCTCGCAGACGGCGTCACGCACTTCCAACGCGACGTCTTCCCCACCAAGGCAAGTCTTTTCGCCGAACTTGCCGCAGTGCATGCTCCACACACGTTGTTCATCGGATGCTCCGATGCGCGTGTAGTTCCGGAGCTGATCACCAGTAGCGAGCCGGGGGAGCTGTTCGTCGTTCGCACAGCTGGAAACATCGTCCCGGCCTACGGGCCGGGAGGAGACGGTACCGCCGCCAGTATCGAGTACGCGGTCGCGGTACTCGGTGTCGCCCGCGTCGTCGTCTGCGGCCACTCCGGCTGCGGAGCGATGACTGCGGTCGCGGAGCACCACGACCTGACAGGCGTGCCGGCAGTTGCGCAGTGGCTGCGGCACACCGACGCTTCCGCGGCCCGAGCCGTCCGCCGCACCGACGACGCCGTCTCGGCGCTGGTGGAGGCGAACGTCGTTGCGCAGCTGAGCAATCTGGCCACCCATCCGGCGGTGGCCCGAGCCCTGACCCGAGAAACCCTCACCGTCGAAGGTTGGGTGTTCGACATCCCGACCGGCGCCGTCACCGTCGCCGAGCACGCCGGTGGCGTCTCGACGCCCGCCGCGTGA
- a CDS encoding SAP domain-containing protein: MARSSIKDEEQYEKLREKGESKEKAARIANASANRGRSNVGHKGGKAPSYEDWTVDELKKRAKEIGLSGYSSKRKADLISELRNH, translated from the coding sequence ATGGCCCGATCGTCGATCAAGGACGAAGAGCAGTACGAAAAGTTGCGCGAGAAGGGCGAATCCAAGGAGAAGGCCGCCCGGATCGCCAATGCGAGCGCCAACCGCGGGCGCTCGAACGTGGGCCACAAGGGCGGAAAGGCGCCGTCGTACGAGGATTGGACCGTCGACGAATTGAAGAAGCGCGCCAAGGAGATCGGCCTGTCCGGCTACTCCTCCAAACGAAAGGCCGACCTCATTTCCGAACTTCGCAACCACTGA
- the cynS gene encoding cyanase yields the protein MVHAQLDPTARRNLAVDAVAAKIEKDVTWQQIADAADLSVAFVTAAVLGQHALPEKSARAVAELLDLGADAATLLQTIPTRGSIPGVVPTDPTIYRFYEMLQVYGTTLKALVHEQFGDGIISAINFKLDVKKVADPDGGERAVITLDGKYLPTKPF from the coding sequence ATGGTGCACGCACAACTCGACCCCACCGCCCGCCGAAATCTGGCCGTCGACGCCGTCGCCGCCAAGATCGAGAAGGATGTGACGTGGCAACAGATCGCGGATGCCGCCGACCTGTCGGTCGCCTTCGTCACGGCCGCGGTTCTGGGCCAGCACGCGCTCCCCGAGAAGTCCGCCCGCGCGGTCGCCGAACTGCTCGATCTCGGTGCCGATGCGGCGACGTTGCTTCAGACGATCCCCACCCGAGGTTCGATTCCGGGCGTCGTACCCACCGATCCGACGATCTACCGCTTCTACGAGATGCTCCAGGTGTACGGCACGACACTCAAGGCACTGGTACACGAGCAGTTCGGTGACGGCATCATCAGCGCCATCAATTTCAAGCTCGACGTGAAGAAGGTCGCCGATCCCGACGGCGGTGAGCGCGCCGTGATCACATTGGACGGAAAGTACCTGCCCACCAAGCCCTTCTGA
- a CDS encoding aldo/keto reductase produces the protein MSLTDIVPGRLGFGTAPLGNMFRAIPDADVEATLEAAWEEGIRFFDTAPFYGAGLAEERLGTLLSTKPRDSFVLSTKVGRVILDEPESSEPDFGEKGGLFEHGNPNKILHEWTADATERSIEGSLKRLGVDRLDIVWVHDIAQDFHGDLWVQKFEEARTGAFRVLTRLRDEGVIRGWGLGVNRTEPIEMTLELDEPRPDGFLLAGRYTLLDHEHALQRLLPMAQEQNVSMVVGGPYSSGVLAGGTNFEYQQAPPEIVERVGKIKALTDEHGISIKAAALQFSLAHPVSVAAIPGATRPSRITEDTAALDQSVPAAFWHELRARGLVNPAAPLPIDA, from the coding sequence ATGTCGCTCACCGACATCGTCCCCGGCCGCCTGGGATTCGGCACCGCACCGCTCGGCAACATGTTCCGGGCGATCCCCGACGCAGACGTGGAGGCCACACTCGAAGCCGCATGGGAGGAAGGCATCCGATTCTTCGACACCGCGCCCTTCTACGGCGCCGGCCTCGCGGAGGAACGCCTCGGCACGTTGCTCTCGACCAAGCCGCGCGACTCCTTCGTCCTCTCGACCAAGGTCGGACGGGTGATCCTCGACGAACCGGAGTCATCCGAACCCGACTTCGGAGAGAAGGGTGGCCTGTTCGAGCACGGCAACCCGAACAAGATCCTCCACGAGTGGACCGCGGACGCCACCGAACGCTCGATCGAAGGATCGCTGAAGCGGCTCGGCGTCGACCGCCTCGACATCGTCTGGGTCCACGACATCGCCCAGGACTTCCACGGTGATCTGTGGGTGCAGAAGTTCGAGGAGGCCCGCACGGGCGCCTTCCGGGTGCTGACGCGCCTGCGCGACGAGGGCGTCATCAGGGGCTGGGGACTGGGGGTCAACCGCACCGAGCCGATCGAAATGACGCTGGAACTCGACGAACCGCGACCCGACGGCTTCCTGCTCGCGGGGCGCTACACCCTGCTCGACCACGAGCACGCGCTGCAACGCCTGCTTCCGATGGCCCAGGAACAGAACGTCAGCATGGTCGTCGGCGGGCCCTACAGCTCCGGTGTGCTCGCCGGCGGCACCAACTTCGAGTACCAGCAGGCCCCGCCGGAGATCGTCGAGCGGGTCGGCAAGATCAAGGCCCTTACGGACGAGCACGGCATCAGCATCAAGGCCGCCGCCCTGCAGTTCTCGCTCGCGCACCCGGTGTCGGTGGCAGCCATTCCCGGCGCCACGCGCCCCAGTCGGATCACCGAGGACACCGCGGCACTCGACCAGTCCGTTCCGGCCGCGTTCTGGCACGAACTCCGGGCCCGAGGTCTCGTCAACCCGGCCGCGCCGCTGCCCATCGACGCCTGA
- a CDS encoding GNAT family N-acetyltransferase, with protein sequence MAAAPLPDTDSFIAGDTPPAHDPGLAHPVHWSLRGNHSSLARRVGRAATYHPDVATFCAVPPKPTPEDWSDLARLLGHGELADLFDCPEPPPAHWEPVFDVTGLRMVAPTAEPVGAPGRDLPAGSELVELGAPDRPAMMDLVARTQPGPFRVRTPDLGIYLGVRDHGVLVAMAGERLRPPGWTEISAVCTAPEARGHGHAARLVQALTRRIAARDERAFLHVVHTNTRAIDLYRRLGFETLREVRFRGVRIP encoded by the coding sequence ATGGCTGCGGCACCCCTTCCCGACACCGACTCTTTCATCGCGGGCGACACGCCGCCCGCCCACGATCCCGGTCTGGCGCACCCGGTGCACTGGTCGTTGCGCGGCAATCATTCCTCGCTCGCGCGTCGGGTGGGACGCGCCGCGACGTATCACCCGGACGTGGCGACGTTCTGCGCCGTCCCGCCGAAACCGACCCCCGAGGACTGGTCCGATCTCGCGCGGCTACTCGGACACGGTGAGCTCGCTGACCTCTTCGACTGCCCGGAACCGCCACCGGCACACTGGGAACCGGTGTTCGACGTCACCGGCTTGCGCATGGTGGCGCCGACAGCGGAACCGGTCGGAGCGCCGGGCCGCGACCTCCCCGCAGGCTCGGAGCTGGTCGAACTCGGCGCTCCGGACCGGCCGGCCATGATGGACCTCGTCGCCCGGACACAACCCGGCCCGTTCCGCGTCCGCACCCCGGACCTCGGTATCTACCTCGGGGTGCGCGACCACGGCGTGCTGGTCGCCATGGCCGGCGAACGGCTCCGTCCGCCCGGCTGGACCGAGATCAGCGCCGTGTGCACCGCTCCGGAGGCGCGCGGCCACGGCCACGCCGCCCGCCTCGTCCAGGCCCTGACGCGTCGGATCGCGGCTCGCGACGAGCGGGCGTTCCTCCACGTCGTCCACACCAACACCCGGGCGATCGACCTGTACCGGCGTCTCGGCTTCGAAACCCTTCGGGAGGTCCGGTTCCGAGGAGTCCGCATTCCCTGA
- a CDS encoding zinc-dependent alcohol dehydrogenase — MRALCWNGVNDLSVETVDDPRLVNPHDAIVEVRLTTTCGSDLHFIDGYLPGMREGDVFGHEFTGVVVDTGREVDKIGKGTRVVVPSFISCGACWYCDHDLPSVCDTTNPNAHLQQPVFGYPTGGIYGYTHPFGGYQGSHAQYIRVPFADVNCFAVPDGVSDEQALFLSDAVPTGYMGADFCDISQGDTVAIWGAGGVGLMAAKSARLLGAERVVVIDRFPERLEMARTVCDAETVDYTDCNVRDVLRETTGGRGPDACIDAVGMEGRGTGVQELYDRTKQFLRLETDRATALRQAVLACRKGGVVSVLGVYGVTDKFPMGAVTNKSLTIRSAQQHGQRYLPRLFEHVQKGELDPAVLITHDMPLEESVRGYEMFKDKQDGCVRAVFRP, encoded by the coding sequence ATGCGCGCACTCTGTTGGAACGGCGTCAACGACCTGTCCGTCGAGACCGTCGACGATCCGCGGCTGGTCAACCCTCACGATGCGATCGTGGAGGTGCGGCTCACCACCACCTGCGGGTCCGACCTGCACTTCATCGACGGTTATCTGCCCGGCATGCGAGAGGGCGACGTGTTCGGTCACGAGTTCACGGGCGTAGTGGTGGACACGGGACGAGAAGTCGACAAGATCGGCAAGGGCACGCGGGTTGTGGTGCCGTCGTTCATCAGTTGCGGGGCGTGCTGGTACTGCGACCACGACCTGCCGTCGGTGTGCGACACCACCAATCCCAACGCTCATCTGCAGCAACCGGTTTTCGGTTACCCCACGGGCGGAATCTACGGTTACACCCATCCGTTCGGCGGCTACCAGGGCTCCCACGCGCAGTACATCCGCGTGCCGTTCGCCGATGTCAACTGTTTCGCCGTACCCGACGGCGTGTCCGACGAGCAGGCGCTGTTCCTGTCCGACGCAGTGCCGACCGGCTACATGGGCGCGGACTTCTGCGACATCAGCCAAGGTGACACGGTGGCGATCTGGGGCGCCGGCGGGGTCGGGTTGATGGCGGCGAAGAGTGCCCGTCTGCTCGGCGCGGAACGGGTAGTGGTGATCGACCGGTTCCCGGAACGCCTCGAGATGGCACGCACGGTCTGCGACGCCGAGACGGTCGACTACACCGACTGCAACGTCCGCGACGTACTGCGCGAAACCACGGGCGGTCGCGGTCCCGACGCGTGCATCGACGCCGTCGGGATGGAGGGCCGCGGCACGGGTGTGCAGGAACTTTACGACCGCACCAAGCAATTTCTGCGGCTCGAGACCGATCGGGCGACGGCGCTGCGGCAGGCCGTACTCGCGTGCCGCAAAGGCGGGGTGGTGTCGGTGCTGGGCGTGTACGGGGTCACCGACAAGTTCCCGATGGGCGCCGTCACCAACAAGAGTCTGACCATCCGCTCCGCGCAGCAGCACGGCCAGCGTTATCTCCCAAGGCTGTTCGAGCACGTCCAGAAGGGCGAGCTCGATCCCGCGGTACTCATCACCCACGACATGCCGCTCGAAGAGTCGGTCCGCGGGTACGAGATGTTCAAGGACAAGCAGGACGGGTGCGTGCGCGCAGTATTCCGCCCGTGA